The following are encoded in a window of Primulina eburnea isolate SZY01 chromosome 4, ASM2296580v1, whole genome shotgun sequence genomic DNA:
- the LOC140830900 gene encoding uncharacterized protein, which translates to MAIPSKSQHEIALISLLILSLIRFSFPETDVHDLLPLYNLPKGLLPSDIKSYSLSNADNSFTIELSSNPCYVKFGGQTVYYDKIVKGKLGYGTVSEVSGIQAKKLFFWVSVDGIDVDENDDMIEFHVGVLSQKLPAKDFETVKSCKTRGLRDSLAFLDASILDPIKI; encoded by the coding sequence ATGGCCATTCCTTCCAAATCCCAACACGAAATTGCACTGATCTCTCTCTTGATCCTCTCTCTAATACGCTTCTCTTTTCCCGAAACAGATGTCCACGATCTCCTCCCTTTGTACAACCTTCCGAAGGGACTCCTACCAAGCGACATCAAGTCGTATTCCCTTTCAAACGCGGACAATTCCTTCACCATCGAGCTCAGTTCAAACCCTTGTTATGTTAAGTTCGGTGGTCAGACTGTTTACTATGATAAAATCGTCAAAGGGAAGCTGGGATACGGGACGGTGTCTGAAGTTTCAGGCATTCAGGCTAAGAAATTGTTCTTCTGGGTGTCTGTAGATGGGATCGAtgttgatgaaaatgatgatatgaTTGAGTTTCATGTGGGTGTTCTGTCCCAGAAGCTGCCGGCTAAAGATTTTGAGACTGTGAAAAGCTGCAAGACCAGAGGATTGAGAGATTCATTAGCTTTCTTGGATGCTTCGATTTTAG